The genomic region NNNNNNNNNNNNNNNNNNNNNNNNNNNNNNNNNNNNNNNNNNNNNNNNNNNNNNNNNNNNNNNNNNNNNNNNNNNNNNNNNNNNNNNNNNNNNNNNNNNNNNNNNNNNNNNNNNNNNNNNNNNNNNNNNNNNNNNNNNNNNNNNNNNNNNNNNNNNNNNNNNNNNNNNNNNNNNNNNNNNNNNNNNNNNNNNNNNNNNNNNNNNNNNNNNNNNNNNNNNNNNNNNNNNNNNNNNNNNNNNNNNNNNNNNNNNNNNNNNNNNNNNNNNNNNNNNNNNNNNNNNNNNNNNNNNNNGTAGGTGGCCATCTTGCTCCTCATGTCGGCCTTGATCTCCTTGTCTATGGCGTCAAGTTGGTTCAGGTTGACCTCGTCCTGAAAGAGGCTGAAGAGCGGAACGCTGGTGGAGGTGATCTTGTTTTTCTTGGAGCCTGGCGTGGACTCCACTGTGCATCCAATGGCGGAGGCCAGTCTGGAGCCTCTTCCACTAAGGCCAGAGACGCCACTGTAGCTGCCACCTGAGAGGACTGATGCCGCCCTGCCGCGACCCTGTGACAGAGCGCTGGAGTAAGAAGCACCGCTCAACATCGATGCTTTATCGTCGTCCACACCCCGAACGCCACCTGCTCCACCAAAACTGAACTCTGACCCAGCGCGAGATGGAGGAGGGAGGCTCATCTCACTCTGCTTCTGTTTAATGGTTTCAGAGACGACATTTGCGATCCAGTTCTGAATGCCGGCCAGGTTGACCATGGGTTCACCCCCTGGGCCCTGGACAGTTGGAACTGGTAGGATTGGAGGGACCGGAGGAACAGGAGTACCTGCAGGTTGTACCCATCTCATACTGCGTGGCTGAGAAACAGATGATATGACTGATGACCTGCCACTCAGCACGGACATATTGTCCTCATTGTTAACACTTGATGGACCAGTGACCCCGGCTCCGGCCCAGAAGGCTGACAGAGGTATGGTACCTCCACTGATGCAGCTCTCAGTCTCCCAGCCACACATGGACTGACTCTCTTCCAAAGTTTTCTTGGATCTCTCCAGAATCTCCTCACGCTTCTGCCTCCTTTTCACTGTGGCAGAATCCTCACCGCGACTCATCTCTAAAATCTCATCAGTGTTCTCCTCGCCGAGACGTTTCTGCTGCCTCAGCTTCCACGCCTGATACGCTGTCAAGTTGACGTCTTGGAAGTTCAGTGTTTTCACTTCTTCCTTGCCATCACCATCTCCTACCGAAATTTTCTCCCCATCCTCTCGGTCCTTCTTGTTCCAGCCAAACTGAATTCTTTTGACACGCCATCGGTCCAGAGGCGTCATCTTCTCCTTGTTCTTCTGGCAGAAGTTATACATGGAGCTGGTGTCAGACAGGATACTGTCCATTTCATCATCAATCTTCATCTTTCCTCCTTCTGTATTGGTGCTCTCGCTGCCTTCGTCCTCTTCTTTCTTGCAGTAGCGAGCGGCGGCTTGCTCCTCAATTTCCCTCAGGCGCTGTTTCCAGAGGTCGGAGTAGCTGGTGCAGGTGGAGGTGGACATGGCTTCGGAAGGCGGACGTCTGTTACGTTGCCTCACCTGTTCCCTTACAGCTCGAACGTCCTCACTGGTGACACTCTCCAGGTCGGCGTCTTCGCCTTCACACGTCTTTTTATGGCGGGAAGACACCGACTCAGTATCTTCTCCGTCACTGTTCAGCTGTGCCTCCCACCACTCACTACTTTGGTATTTTTCATTTCTCTGCTGCCACTCGCGGATCATGATGTccaaaccatcatcatcatcttccctGTACTCCTGCTCCGGTAACACCGGCTCCTCATGGTTGTCAGACCCGTTCTGAACTCCAATCAGTCCACTTTTGAGGGCGGCGGCAGCTGCCGAAGAGGCGACGCTGCTTATCACACTGcctccgtcctcctcctcctccatcatgaTTGAGTGAGCTTTCACCTCCACCATGCTCCGCTCCTCCTCTTTATCGGTGTCCTCGTCGTCGTCGTCCACACTATCACCAAAGATTCGAGCGCGTGCCCGTGCATCGATAACGGAGCACTGG from Sphaeramia orbicularis unplaced genomic scaffold, fSphaOr1.1, whole genome shotgun sequence harbors:
- the dusp27 gene encoding serine/threonine/tyrosine-interacting-like protein 2, with the protein product MASASENGAHSDQTVPDGDEEKKILQEVQSRYLRCPSPSFSMLSESRFSTLSGSDSSSIFMEPIHLSSAITAKKIISEELPPRSVRTESVPESMLETPEQLMVEDLYHRVRDMIDDRSPYNTPCVLDIQRAMVQERPEAPANPVDEVWPNIYICEKSVAVNKARLKRMGVTHILNAAHGTGVYTGEAFYTGMNIRYMGVEVDDFTDADIRVHLRPTAEFLDEALLTHKGKVLVVSMMGVSRSAVLVASYLMIFQNMTIMEALTTIRKKRAINPNEGFLKQLRELNENLMEERDDDDDTLSQCSVIDARARARIFGDSVDDDDEDTDKEEERSMVEVKAHSIMMEEEEDGGSVISSVASSAAAAALKSGLIGVQNGSDNHEEPVLPEQEYREDDDDGLDIMIREWQQRNEKYQSSEWWEAQLNSDGEDTESVSSRHKKTCEGEDADLESVTSEDVRAVREQVRQRNRRPPSEAMSTSTCTSYSDLWKQRLREIEEQAAARYCKKEEDEGSESTNTEGGKMKIDDEMDSILSDTSSMYNFCQKNKEKMTPLDRWRVKRIQFGWNKKDREDGEKISVGDGDGKEEVKTLNFQDVNLTAYQAWKLRQQKRLGEENTDEILEMSRGEDSATVKRRQKREEILERSKKTLEESQSMCGWETESCISGGTIPLSAFWAGAGVTGPSSVNNEDNMSVLSGRSSVISSVSQPRSMRWVQPAGTPVPPVPPILPVPTVQGPGGEPMVNLAGIQNWIANVVSETIKQKQSEMSLPPPSRAGSEFSFGGAGGVRGVDDDKASMLSGASYSSALSQGRGRAASVLSGGSYSGVSGLSGRGSRLASAIGCTVESTPGSKKNKITSTSVPLFSLFQDEVNLNQLDAIDKEIKADMRSKMATY